tataaatgatatacaaaatattgCACAATTTTAGTCTAAAAAGACCAAAGAGAGTATATTCTTTTGTCACTATCTTCCTTCATTCTAACCAATGATATTGGCCCCAAGTGTTTGTGATCACTTCGAAAAGATGAAAATCTGCCAGTGCCTGGAGATGTTTTTAGGCGTTGATAGGTCAAGATCAGCCAATGGCTAGTGGTGTTTCATACATCGATAGGTGAGGATTGGCCAATGGCTAGtagtattttaaacattgatagGCGAGGAGATTCTGGGTGGGCTGTTCTGGGAGGCTAGTTTTCCTTTGGCTTTCTTATTCTCAAGCTCTTTAAGGAGTTCATCTACTTTTTTCTGGAGCTGTGCCTTTAGTATCAACAGTTCTTTATTTCTTAGATGAATTGGttccttaaaaataaataccggCATATAAAACATAGACCTAGTATGCAAAAAGTACACACACTGCTTCAAATTTACTTTTGCAATcagaaaagtgcaaaaattaCTTGTTAAAAAGCTGAggtagaatatttttaattcatttatttgcaGAGTAATTTATTTGCTTActtgtaaaatacattttgctTAAAACCATGAAAGTTGTGCATTTATTGGccaaaaatttattattttcaataagaACTCAATAAACATTCATAGATATGTATAACCATTAGCCCAGaatcaaatataatttctttgtatattatttctttgtattataaATCAATGGAATCAGTGGATATACAAGATATCAGAATCTGTTTTCCCCATTTCAAACAACAATCTGTGATGGGCTAGGAGTATGGGTAGTTGGTATGTGTATGTTGTGATGTAGGGCCTCATTACATGGTTCTACTGATAGTGCCTAGTATGTATTGTAATGTTGCCTAAAGCCTCATTGGGGTGATCAAGtgtatatgtaaagaaaaatgttacctGGGGCCTCATGCGGGGGTTCCAGCGACAGTAGTATCCAGTCCACAGCTCGATCCTCCGCAGACTGGCCACAGGAAACAGCACATGTTGCTGGAGAGTCGCGGCGTACAGAGGGTTAGTGAACTCCTCCACCTGACAATTCACGAACGACCACAGTGAGACCGTCTTCTGCTTCAACCCCTACAACACAGATCATATgcataaatacatataaagagATGCACAATGAATCTGACAGTTCACAAATGACTACAGGGATATTGTCTTCTGCTTCAACCCCTACAACACAGAAATAAACAGATATAGACATACAATACAGAAATACACAATGTATCTAAAAGTTCACAAACAACTACATGGAGACAGTCCTCTGCTTCAGTCCCTACAACACAGATAAGTAGGTGTACTATGGCACTGATTACCGGTAAACATTTTATGGCCAATATTTGTGgactaacaattttttaaatgttcagtggaaataccagtacatgtaatttcacggAGTGGCTTGTTTATTTACACAACAAATAATGTCCTTTGCAATTCACAGAGGATGTAAATCATAGGTATAAATGAccattaaatcttaaaaagaaaagctgtcaatgtgacagcaaactgggttttcttttgCTTGAACAGTAtctataatccatttgtcaaccctgaattgatgaacactacctatccagagaaaCGGGGTATTCTATGGGTACCCCtttggcagccgcccacccaccattttcaccatttcaataaccggatttttcctgaAAAACCTGATTAGAAATTGAACTTTtaagaaatcaattaatttcCAAGTATGTGTCAACCTACATTAATATTAACACACACAACTTAAACACCTCTCAATATATACAGAGCTGTTTTTGTTTCACTATAAATTTTTTACAAAGTAGCAATCCCTTGCATCCCATGCCAAGTTTCCACATGAATgaatacatgaaatatttttgcaataggttaaaaatataatatttacttAACAGAAAATGCACTGAACATGAATGCTGAATcccatgtaaattttatattgataaatgcTCTTTCAtaacaaatttcaaataaaaatttggtGTAAAATTCATACGAGGCACAACTGCCAGTGAAAATGGGCATGGGGCAGATTCTTGCTTTATAAGTTACCTTATCTCATGCACATGCATATTTGGAATGCTAAATTGTGTAGCAATATAGCTGCAAGTACTGAtagaatatttgatttataaacaagaaaaaactGAACTTTAAAGGGAGATAAGTCTGACCTTTTCTGTCCTCTGTTGGTCACAGTTACAGAGGAAGGTTCCGAACAAGCAGCTGTAGGCGTTGTCGATGATGGTGATCAGGAAATGCTCGTTGAATTCAAATGCATTTGGGAACTGTAAAGGTCAACAACAAATAATCAAGATCTATTGCAACACAAAATCATAATCAAATTTATAAACAGGAAAAACCagatttaaaatctatttttttcccAACCACTTCACAGTAGCTCTAAAATCTTTACATAACTGTACactatactgtagattccttatttcacgcgagtacttaattctgcaattCAATCGTTCAGCATCAAATCATGAGTCAGATTATAATACCGCTGATGCcaattttttatcatagtttcatttaaTTCCTTGCGCTTAATTGGGAATCTTCAATACTGCATTGATCAACATAAATTGAATGAGTAAATTTAAGTGATTGTTGAGAATTCTTGGAGGATGTGTAGACTCTAACCTGCTGGGTCATCTGCCAGACACAGTCCATAAACTGTAGGAACACAGGGGATCGGTCAGTGTCTGAGTGTCTGTCCTCCCCGTGCCCCACCCGCTGGGCAAACTTGTGTCCAAAGCTGAGCCACTCCTTCTCAATGAGCACCTCAAAGCCCTTGATGGTTCTGTAGTAGGGGTCCAGCATCAGGGAGGCTAGGCTGGTCAACTGTCAAGTAACATTGATAATTAAATGTACAATAGCAGTCAATATTAGAAAACTGAATTTCAAAAGACATGGTAGTAGGCCGACATGCTGGTCAGCTGTCAATTACTGTTCAGATTAAAACAGATTAAAACAGTATTATCTTTAATTTGGATATCAAAAGAAGAGATAATCAGATTTTATTTAACGGCTAGATTAAAATACTGTTACCTGGGCAGTTCTGTCCCATCCATCACTGCAGTGCACCAGCACTGAGGTCTTGGCACTCTCCACCTTGTCAGCCACGCGCAGGGCACCTGCTAAAATTTGCTggaaaaacaacaaacaaattaagTTGTTACtacataaagaaaataaagactTCAGAACAAAGCACTCTGTATAGAACAGCAGCACACCTTGATATGATCCAGCCAGTGTGTGGCCTCGATGTTGGACAGCCATTTACTGTCGTCAATCGTTGGAAACACAACCTCCCGAAGCTTTCTCAGactgtaaataaacaaaatagtcATCAACTACAAACAGATACTTCAATGTACAGTAGCTCTAATATTGAATTAGTGAACCCAATACTAGTAGTCCAAGCTGATCTGCAATAGCATGAAGTAGAAGTAGATGTGTTTTTGACAGTGATGATATACATTCagtgtatttatcattttttacctgTCTTTCATGACATGGATGTTGTGGATGTCCAGGAAGGCAATCTCAGCATTCGTGTACCACTCCTCTCTCTCATAGCCTCCTCCTTTTgcctaaaaataaagaagacaCAATGAAGGCATGATAATACAATGGTCATTTGTAAACCATTCATTAAACACAGGTTCTTaaaagtatatgtacatgtataggatAAAGTTAAGGACAGGTCAACAAtgttttcttgtgtttaattttttcttaaaaacaagTTTGCCACAACTCAATAAATTTGattcaatatcaaaatattgagcaAAAGTAGAGGAAAAAGAGTAAATATATGTGTTTTTCACTGAACACTAAAAGGATCAATATgtgatacttttatttttcaatctacatgtattcCAGGCATCACATACCATGTTTGCCAGTGCATTGACAAGCGGGCGTGCGTCCATGATGTAGAGTTTGTGAGACTGAGCGTTGGCGTCCATGATGGTTTGTATGTAGTGTTCGTCCTGACGGTTTCTGCGGAGCGGGGCCCCACCCACCAGGGGCTGAGCCGAGCGGGTGATGGTGGCCTGACTCTCTGGGTGGATCCAGGATAGCACCTGACCAATAATATAGGAAATAGGAACTAGTTAAGGTCCATACTGGGAATATTTATGTCTGTCAATATATTCATTGATAAGAGCACTCACCGGTGTGATAGAAAGGTGGATCGTATATAAGACCAAAACAGTGATAATTTATGTCACATACACTTGAACATGTGGCAGAAATGTGGAATAGTTAATGAGGTCCAAACAGTGATTATTTTTGCCACATATACCTGATCATGTGACAGAAATGTGGAATAGTTAGGGcttgaatattaattattaacATCACATACACCTAACTATGTTACAGAAAGTTGAACTACTAGTATTTCATTTTACTTCAAAATGACAAGAACAAGCATCATAAACTCACCGGTAGGCGGTTACGAGATCTGTGGGAGGCCACTTGTTTCAGGTCCTCATCTGATACAGAGGCTGGGACAACCAGCTACAAAaggtttaacattttacttagtAACAGGAAACtgtgaaaaacatgaaattatcttctttaacTACATGAGGATGGTAAAGATTTTTCTCACCACAGAAGGATAAGTGTCACACAGCTCATATTTTTCGTTTACTTTTGTGATTCTCCAGCTTTCTGGAGGAAGGCCctgtaaaaagaattaaatgtgTGGAATTGAGATTTTATAGGCCCCAGTGCCCTTTTCCTTAAACACTTGAGATCAAACTCTATTCAAAGACTGAACTTACAACTGAACTGTTCATCTAGCAATTACTCAGAATTTtccatattttcaaattaactaTTTGAAGATGAGAAACACAAAAATTGGTTCACTTGGTGTTTATATTGACAGATCTTTAAATTAGCAAAAATcaattaactttaaaaatgataataacacTTTATTTTATAAGAAGTAAGTTTACACAGCTATAATTACCTGTCTTTTATATTCTTCCTCTGGATTATATACCTTCCAACCATCAATGCCATAGTCTTCTTTGAATTCAAATGCAAACAATTGCTAAAATatgcaaaagaaaataatgattaGTTTATGGTATCTTACTTAGTCCCTGACCCATGATAACTgtgagaaaataaaatgaagaataaatcattaatttacaAGACATCATCCTTGAGAAGCAGGGACCACTGCTGATGTATTAAATAATGTACCTGTTTGTTTGTGATGGGGAAAGCAAACTGCTGGATTTTTTCAAACACCTGTCGCCTAGAGTGGTTTTCTTGCCTGTGTGCAAATCTGATATTCCTCATATCCTGAAAAATATACATGGCCAGGGTTAATTCCCATACAATTTTAGATTCAATTTATTCCAATTTGCTATATTAATTGAAATCAAAGAATTTTCATAGAATTCTTTTTAAGTTCTGTAACATTTTCAGGgtttttatccaaaaaaaaaaaggttgccTTTTTGTATCTTTTTGTGTGGCTTACTAATTATATACGAGGTAAACATGGACAGGTTACATATATATCTCAATTCCTAACTCCTTTAAATCACCATGTAACATATTTCCCACTTAAAGGCCAAATATTTTTACCGGATGGTAAATTATCAGGTAAGGGCAGGGCTTAATTTTTAGAGGTGTAAGCCTCCGGGGCTTGCAGTCTACCTATAGTCGTGAACGCTGCTAAACACTGTACACAGGAAGCAAATTAATACAcaggaaaaaaaatagttaGAATTGGTCTTAGTTCAAATATCTTACTGTTCTAATGACCATACAAAgcaattttaaacagaaatgtTATGTGTCGTCTAAATTTTCTCTAAGCACATGTGTGTAAAGGacaattgaaaaaatacaatcaGTAAGAATGTGGAATGTAAAGGCAGCTTATACGATGGACAATAAATGGAGATCGTTTTCCATGGAGCGACGTTTTCATATACCATGTTTAAATTGAGTGTATAACCAATAAATAAAGCTTTAGTAGCTCATAAGTTTGTTTTCAATAGAAAATCTTATATGTTTTGGAGCTGTTAGTGTATCTTCGTGGAATTTATGAGGTCACAACATTCAACATGATGAAAATATAAACTGcgtattttcaaatttgaataaatattttctaaacaattttaatatcggttttgttaaaaattcaatatttaattccCCCTTTTGATACATGACGGATTATCAAAGATACTgttttaattgctagtaaaCAGAAGTCCGCTGACCTTGCCAGATCACTCTCGGACAATCACGTCAATCAAACTGGGAGCTTTCAAACTTGATTGACAAGCggcatcattttgaagtttgtacaggtaaaaaagggGGCATTTGTAAAATGTTTGGCCTTTAAAAAGCAAGtgatattgacattttttatcaGTAATTTCCTACCTTGCAGAGAAGATCAATTCCATATGCATTCTCCCCTCGACTTGTTGCTCCGCCTATTTTCTCAATTTTACTAATAACTCCTAAAGGAACATCAAGAACAAAAGGGGATTCCTGTAAAATGAGATCACAAATCATGTCAGACtgattataattatgttttcatgATATGTCCATATGTCTACACATTATTAAATGATATTACATTGTACTACAGATTTCTCTTTCACATTGCATGTCCATATGTCTACACATTATTAAATGATATTACATTGTACTACAGATTTCTCTTTcacattgcattttttaaactattttttttatcaatcatttaaagttaaagtgttctagatttaaaaaaaaaaacattagaaGGAAATATAGATTTTATGTACCTGTGGTATATCTATATGTTTTTGTATATGTTTGATTCCAGAAATTTATACTCCGTTTACATTTTAAGACTATTGATTCCCTGTCTATTGTTATTCAAATTCTATTGCCTTTTAAAAGTGTATAAATACATACAACCATCATCGGGCATTTGAGAGACTCTTTTGTTGGTCTACAGACCAAGCTCTCCCTTTTTCATTTCTCATTCATAGGTTATAAACGGAATCAAACAAagtgaatgttttaattatgttcaatatttgattttgcttaataaatttGTAAAGCTTCGTTATCTTTGTTATTTTGTAATTCAGAGGCAAACTGAAGAAAATGAACCTTGGTTGATGTTGAAAGACGTTTCCGTCTTGTTTATTTATGCTACATACCATTATCATTTTCCATTTTCATCTGATAAATCAGGTATGTAAAATCCAAACATAAATGTACACAAGCTACAATGTAACTGTTTTAACAATTCTGAATGTTCAATGCAAACAATAAAGAATGGTTGTAGTGTTATACATGAGTTGGGATTTGTACAGTAGTGAGTTATCTACCAGATGATATTCTACTAAGCAAAATATAACCTAACCCTCTCTATACTCTTGaagtatattttgtatttagtgACTATAGGAGATAATCTTACCCTTTCTACATTCAAAAGGTGGCATTAAGGGGTAAAGAGTTAAAGTACAGTTTGTATTTAGTGACCATAGGATATAATCTTACCCTCTCTACACTCTTGAAGTACAGTTTGTAATTAGTGACCGTAAGAGTTCCTTTGATAGGTCTGTTGTATGGACACAGGTATGTCACATTCTCATCTGTAAGATGCCAAGTTTGAgaagaaattaaatgcaattTAATGCAGGAGAAAAAACTTGCACATAATATATGTGGGCCTGAAAGCTGTTTCTGTATAAACCCATGCTAGAATTTGTACTCTGTGCTTCACATACTTGCaagaatttcatatttttagtGCAACTTTAAAATACAAGTAAGACTTACAGAATGGAGTATGAACGTTTGAGTACAGAGTACAGTTTCAAAAGTTTCATGATCTGCAGGCCAAACCTTTAtataaaaacttcaaaatacTTTATCTTATCCAATTTCATTctatttgtaaaaattaattaatttaattaagtacACAATATAGCCAAGGGACATGaaagttaatttaaaatgtattgGTACCTATCCCTTGAACCTTTTCTCCAGGAAGCAATGGTATTTCTTCAGTAACTGTTACTTTCGATGACTCAAAGGAAACCTGTAAAATATTGATACATACGCAATCGAACTTATTACAGAAGTCCAGAGTATTTTTATTGGTGAACTAACTGAAATTACAGTAATTATTTTCTCGAACATTAATAATTATACCCTCATATCTATTTGATCCAAAACTTAAAAGTAGAGAACTTATGAAACTAAAAGTAACGATCTGTTGACATATAAAATGAACACAATGCATACTTTGGTAGGCTCTGTCGCAGCAGGCTGCTCTCCAGAGGAATTCGAGGAagttgaacaaattgatttggAGGGAGATACCGATTCCTTCGAACTGTTGGTGGACGATGGTTCAGATATCGAATCCGTGCTGGCTCCTGGCGCAACAGCTAGGGTGTCTTTATCATTTCCTTCCATTCCTATACTTTCTCTAATTGAAACTTATTTTACGGTTCATTAAATTTCAACCAAAACATTTCCCCACAAGTTTTTTGACATTTAATCTTCCGATAGGTGTCGCTAAATGTCGGAGTatttacttgaatttttttGCGCTGAAGAGTAAATTAGATAGGTCGCACTATAGTTTATTCGTAGATATATTCACCCTTCAATCATGCTGAAAATATGATCTACCGTGCATTACAAGATAAAACACGCTTTAAAGGGTGCGTTTAGAACTAAAGAAGCGAGCATAGCTAGACAGAGTCTCATGGACAACATCGCTCGTCTGAGCAACCATGTCTTTTGATCTAGTTTTTTGCTAACCAGATgcaatgcaaaaaataaaagcacaatattttttttttataaatcgttGTTAAAAgctttaattcatatttaaatgttacccccccccccccctcacaaaaataaataaataaaaaaaaataccacaacAATCGTGGCtttaaaaacatcaacaacaattataaaatttatttctgaaTATCGATCTATTTATATCCAGAatcttcaatatatatataaagaaaatattacataaagtattgtaaaaaaaaaaaaaaaagaaaaaaaaaaggtgcaATAACATCTTGTGGCATATCAGGATATACTGGGATATATAAAAACTGTCTGTACATTTAATTCAATAGGTAAacagtaaaatgaataaaaaatcaaattaacagGATTAACAAAGTGTATACAGGGTACAAGTTTACCAATGAAAtcgttaaaaattttaataattaattatttggACATATACTACTTATTCTCaaagtattgaaaataaaatgatgtaaaaacAATATCACTCATACTTCCGTAGATGTCAGAATCGACGATCCATCATATACAAATTCAGGTGTTTTATTGGTATTGAAATGGTCGGCCCagggaggggggtgggggtgggggtggagcGCACGAATCGATCCTCATGAACTATAATGCTGTAAGATGAACGGTGATCGAGATTAGGACCTATCACGACCGATAAACCTACTCTAAAAACTTTGATCCTTGTAATTCAGTAAGTTGATGTTAAGTATACATCAAGCACAActttttaactcatttaaataaatataagtacatgtatccgTGATACTTAGGCATCTACGGTTGTGACACTTTCACATTCCAGACAGGTAATCACAGGTAGTACGGAGGCTCTCAGACGGTCTCGGGGGAAGAACGGAACCAGGCGAGGATGGGACGGGGAGTATGCTGGGTAGTTCTTCTGGGGGTGATGTTAGGGGCGGGGTCTGGGGTGCGGATCGTGATCAACACCTGGCCAGTGACTAACTCCACGAAGGCAGGtaagtaataattttaaactaCAGTACATGTTTTAATATGATACATTATGCCTGATAAGGTATAAATCAACGTAATATTCTATACatgtgcttttttaaaaaataaatctatataGTCACCTGTAGATCTAATCAAATAACTAAACCCTGAATGTAGATAGGAAAAACATATCCATTTAAGTCAACAAAAGCCCCTTActcataataattttaaattgatttccACAATAATAAGTTCTCGTGTTTCAGTTTCAATGATATCCATACACCTATACTATGCTACAAAAATAGGTGCAAAGGTGAGGTATTCAGTATAACGTTATTCGTTTCAATCTAATTCTTAACACGGACATTTTTACTGGATCTTTACTTATAACATTACGGAAGTCTATACTAGAAAGCAAATTAGAATAACAACATCGTTTGTAATATGAATAAAGATCAGCTCCATTCGTTGTGGATTGTTTTGCCATGGCTGTCCTTTATTTAGTTAGTATGTGGTCTAAGTATATGTGCACGATCATTTGTCTAACATCAATCGTCCCAATATTTAGACGGCCTGATTACATAGTTATGGTTTTACGCTGTTAAACGATCCTTCACCTAAATCAAGACTAAACAGATAGTCAGTTTTATAAACCAAATGTTTAATCAGAATGAATTTCAGAActtatattgtttgttttacttttttatctaGTGACTCTATCATAGTAAAGACCATACGAGCGGTAACTTCTATATTGAcacatatatatgatatatctaCCCCATTCTCCCGACTAGTGCCCCTTTCTGAGTCCAGCTGAGGATATGacatgaatgaaataaaaagtttCTTTATACGAGCTTGCCTCATCTTTATCTCTTTAATGTATGCATAACAAAAACTTTGATCCCATTATGGCCTCTAAGGTTATTTTTTATGCGTAGTAATTTCAAGGGCTAATACAGGCTATGGCTGTTAGAAACATTTTAGCCGTAAAAAGATCATTCAATTTGATTTCTATGGAGCGTCCTTCTGTCCGATGAAAGGCATAATTTGAAGACATAGAAATCCACCATCACTGGATTTGTAGTTATATACATAGCCTCCGTATTCCATGCTTTATGccaagttttgtttaaattcggCTCAGTAAGTCGAAAATGTATTTAGTTAAGAGACTGAAGACCTGAGTACGGATAACAGATGATTAGAACAGCTGTAATATTTAAAGCCTTGTTGTTTCGCTTTCAAAGAGACTTCGTTTTCAGATTTTGCCGCCATGTTAATACAGCGATGTTTGTCTAACCTCAGCATCCGTGACGTAAATTGTAAAAAAGGGGCGGAGTTTAAAAAAAGAGCGGCGATTCACTAATTGAACCATCGGTTTAAGCGAGCTGAAaatatttaacccccccccccaacacacacacacaaaatttaCTGATCAGTCTTATCTTCTACTTTAATTGTACAGCTTGGGACACACTACTGAACAACGGAAGTGCAGTTGACGCCGTAGTCAGCGGATGTAGTCAATGCGAGGCTGAGCAGTGTCGGGGGACGGTGGGACCTAACGGAAGTCCTGACGAAGAAGGGGAAACCACTCTGGACGCCATGATTATGGACGGGTAGGCAGCTGGTAGGGGGCGCACAGTCAGGAATTTGGAATATTCAACGAAATTGTTGATGCTTTCATCTTTGTTAGGCAATAAACTACTAGTAACTCATTTATGAGAATAAACGAATCAGACCCCTAGCTAGCAAATATGTTATGCTTCCTGTACTGAAATTTATTGATTCTGTAACGTAGCTACTCGGAAAATTATGGTTGGTAGAATTgaacaatttttgcaattttagtgTGTAATAGCTTAATTACACTTCTAACCCGTTTCTAATCTTATCATTgagatttaaaaatcaaaaagtaatttttactAGAAAGAACAACGTGTTTACCAATCATGAAATACTATCCAATGTTTACGGAATCGGTAGCAGGAGTATAAGCCTTTAGACGATAACACCCCTGCCATTGTTACATCAATGTACTGATGGAAGTCAATCTTTCCAAGTGTGTTTCTAGGTCGACCATGGATGTGGGTGCCGTAGGATGTCTCCGCCGGGTGAAGACCGCCATAGCTGTGGCCCGGGCGGTGATGGACCACACAGACCACACCCTGATGGTGGGAGACTTGGGTAGGTGGCTCACTAATTGACAAGTAAAAGACACCCGCTTCTTTTTagtgcagatttttttttaggaataaagttttcaaattttgtttcagcGACAAAGTTTGCCTTGGAGATGGGATTCAGCGAAACAAATTTAACTGGGAATAGATCTCTGAGCAAATGGAAAGCCTGGTTGGCGAAACACTGCCAGCCGAACTTTAGACAGGTGCGTGCATTATACTAATATATTCATTGCAATATCAAGTTTAATGTACCGGGAACGTATTGCATGGGCGTGGAAATGTTTGTCAAATGATACAGAATTAAGTAGTTACTGTAACATTGTACTCTGCTTTAATTTATggcgattttattttttttaaatagaaaagtCATGAAAAAGTATAACCTGTGCTTAGTGCTGTGATTGTTTGACACATTTAATTGATCACAAGCAACAAATTTCCCGATATACGTGAACTTTATCTCATCATGTAGGACGTCACGCCGGACCCGCGGCAAAGTTGTGGGCCTTACACTCCTAAAACACAGACAATGGGGGATCCCGAGGAACAGGACAGTCCTGGTAACGACATTCAGAGTGCCTTTGCGCACAACATTGGCGAAGATAATCACGACACAATCGGAATGATTGTTATTGACCAATCAGGAAGAATCAGCGCTGGCACGTCAACCAATGGACTCACATATAAGATACCCGGGTAATAGTCCCGAAGTCTTATGGTAAAATAAAACACTGTATAGAGAGTTAAAGTTCTACAATGCTGTTAGCTTACTAAGAATATaatgatgatttatttttagaCGTGTTGGGGACTCTCCGATAATGGGCGCCGGATCTTACGCAATGAATGGCGCTGGCGGAGCAGCGGCGACCGGAAATGGTGACGTCATGATGAGATTTCTGCCATCGTATGTATTTCTTAATAACTTGATTCTGGCTGTATCTCCTATTTGACTGGCTCAACGAAATTTATCTatcttgttttatataaattgcCCACTTCACAATGTAATACCATTGAGAAACGTAATAATTACTGAAGTTGACGTGATATTAATCTATTGTACAAATCAGcctttatttaaagaaattttgccTTATTTTCTTAactgaatgtaaacaaaatcaaaataaagaaaatgaagtcGTACATTTTTATGTAACACCAGTTTagcattattttattgtttttttaaataaccatTTATAAGCTTAAACTACCAAGTTGTGTTGTAACATAGGTAACTTTTAATTCATTCTTAAATCAAATTAGATTAAATGGCTTTTTAAGTTTAGAAATcgattgaatgaaaataaaaaatagatatactTAAAATTGCGACTTTAAACTTATTTCTAGCTATTTAACTAATGCACATGCATAAATTATTCTCCAAATTCTCAATAATGTCTCAATCGGAACAGACTttcaacaaaaatgtataaaaattcatttaagaaatgaattaatGTCAAAAGAGCAAAGGATGATCTCGCAAAGATATTCTTTGAATGTTTTCAGTTTTAACGCAGTGTCACAAATGCAGGCTGGGGTTGATCCAACAACAGCGTTACAGAAAGCGATGGCAcccattataaaattttacccATCATTCCATGGGGCAATGATTGCCGTAAACATGGATGGCAAATACGGTATGCATTTAAAGTTAGCTCATGTACTCTTTACTGAAAATCTCAATCAAACCTTATA
The nucleotide sequence above comes from Magallana gigas chromosome 2, xbMagGiga1.1, whole genome shotgun sequence. Encoded proteins:
- the LOC105348463 gene encoding myotubularin-related protein 2 isoform X2 — encoded protein: MEGNDKDTLAVAPGASTDSISEPSSTNSSKESVSPSKSICSTSSNSSGEQPAATEPTKVSFESSKVTVTEEIPLLPGEKVQGIDENVTYLCPYNRPIKGTLTVTNYKLYFKSVERESPFVLDVPLGVISKIEKIGGATSRGENAYGIDLLCKDMRNIRFAHRQENHSRRQVFEKIQQFAFPITNKQQLFAFEFKEDYGIDGWKVYNPEEEYKRQGLPPESWRITKVNEKYELCDTYPSVLVVPASVSDEDLKQVASHRSRNRLPVLSWIHPESQATITRSAQPLVGGAPLRRNRQDEHYIQTIMDANAQSHKLYIMDARPLVNALANMAKGGGYEREEWYTNAEIAFLDIHNIHVMKDSLRKLREVVFPTIDDSKWLSNIEATHWLDHIKQILAGALRVADKVESAKTSVLVHCSDGWDRTAQLTSLASLMLDPYYRTIKGFEVLIEKEWLSFGHKFAQRVGHGEDRHSDTDRSPVFLQFMDCVWQMTQQFPNAFEFNEHFLITIIDNAYSCLFGTFLCNCDQQRTEKGLKQKTISL
- the LOC105348462 gene encoding N(4)-(Beta-N-acetylglucosaminyl)-L-asparaginase — its product is MGRGVCWVVLLGVMLGAGSGVRIVINTWPVTNSTKAAWDTLLNNGSAVDAVVSGCSQCEAEQCRGTVGPNGSPDEEGETTLDAMIMDGSTMDVGAVGCLRRVKTAIAVARAVMDHTDHTLMVGDLATKFALEMGFSETNLTGNRSLSKWKAWLAKHCQPNFRQDVTPDPRQSCGPYTPKTQTMGDPEEQDSPGNDIQSAFAHNIGEDNHDTIGMIVIDQSGRISAGTSTNGLTYKIPGRVGDSPIMGAGSYAMNGAGGAAATGNGDVMMRFLPSFNAVSQMQAGVDPTTALQKAMAPIIKFYPSFHGAMIAVNMDGKYGAVCHGYTNWTFCVADDSSSEVQLHFIDCKSSMTGVNSANADTYQAKLLLIIFISSFVF
- the LOC105348463 gene encoding myotubularin-related protein 2 isoform X1; the protein is MEGNDKDTLAVAPGASTDSISEPSSTNSSKESVSPSKSICSTSSNSSGEQPAATEPTKVSFESSKVTVTEEIPLLPGEKVQGIDENVTYLCPYNRPIKGTLTVTNYKLYFKSVERESPFVLDVPLGVISKIEKIGGATSRGENAYGIDLLCKDMRNIRFAHRQENHSRRQVFEKIQQFAFPITNKQQLFAFEFKEDYGIDGWKVYNPEEEYKRQGLPPESWRITKVNEKYELCDTYPSVLVVPASVSDEDLKQVASHRSRNRLPVLSWIHPESQATITRSAQPLVGGAPLRRNRQDEHYIQTIMDANAQSHKLYIMDARPLVNALANMAKGGGYEREEWYTNAEIAFLDIHNIHVMKDSLRKLREVVFPTIDDSKWLSNIEATHWLDHIKQILAGALRVADKVESAKTSVLVHCSDGWDRTAQLTSLASLMLDPYYRTIKGFEVLIEKEWLSFGHKFAQRVGHGEDRHSDTDRSPVFLQFMDCVWQMTQQFPNAFEFNEHFLITIIDNAYSCLFGTFLCNCDQQRTEKGLKQKTVSLWSFVNCQVEEFTNPLYAATLQQHVLFPVASLRRIELWTGYYCRWNPRMRPQEPIHLRNKELLILKAQLQKKVDELLKELENKKAKGKLASQNSPPRISSPINV